One Calliopsis andreniformis isolate RMS-2024a chromosome 9, iyCalAndr_principal, whole genome shotgun sequence genomic window carries:
- the LOC143183687 gene encoding uncharacterized protein LOC143183687 → MNWTHGLHQVEEDGDEDDDNDDHHRRHRDYEPEEDDDNESLVESGSTSAGEFRSCTFCSITAAKLSKIDYEAMPSFRETIDRIDGARRELCGKQEEEEWSGMISCSVLENNAQNFAGDK, encoded by the exons ATGAACTGGACGCACGGGCTGCACCAAGTGGAAGAGGATGGTGACGAAGACGACGACAACGACGACCACCACCGCCGCCACCGTGATTACGAGCCCGAAGAAGACGATGATAACGAGAGCCTGGTAGAGAGTGGATCGACGAGCGCTGGCGAATTCAG ATCGTGCACGTTTTGCTCGATAACAGCGGCAAAACTATCGAAGATCGACTACGAAGCTATGCCCAGCTTTCGCGAAACGATCGATCGAATAGATGGTGCAAGGAGGGAGTTATGTGGAAAACAGGAAGAGGAGGAGTGGAGCGGGATGATTAGTTGCAGTGTTTTGGAAAACAATGCGCAGAATTTCGCTGGCGATAAATAA